The Benincasa hispida cultivar B227 chromosome 11, ASM972705v1, whole genome shotgun sequence genome has a segment encoding these proteins:
- the LOC120091894 gene encoding glucan endo-1,3-beta-glucosidase 13, whose protein sequence is MAFFSSLCFLLLSSISLSHAAGWVGVNYGRIADNLPSPDKVVQLLKDQGIDRIKLYDTDSTVLTALANSNISVVVALPNEHLSSAAADSSFTDNWVQSNISHFFPSTKIDAIAVGNEVFVDPNNTTKFLVPAMKNVYSSLQKFNLHNSIKISSPIALTALASSYPTSSGSFKPDLVEPVIKPMLDLLRQSQSYLMVNAYPFFAYADNSDKISIDYALFRNNPGVIDSGNGLKYTNLFEAQVDAVFAAMSAIKYDDVPVVVTETGWPSKGDEKEIGANTDNAAAYNGNLVKRVLTGNGTPLRPRDPLNVFLFALFNENQKPGPTSERNYGLFYPNEERVYEIPFTLADLESGVQTPVNGSKVQVKGRQTWCVANGNVAAEKLQAGLDYACGEGGADCRPIQVGATCYNPNSIEAHASYAFNSYYQKMERAAGTCDFGGAAYVVTQPPQYGKCEFPTGY, encoded by the exons ATggctttcttctcttctctctgTTTCCTCCTCCTTTCTTCCATTTCCTTATCCCACGCCGCCGGATGGGTCGGAGTTAACTACGGCCGAATCGCCGACAACCTTCCGTCACCGGACAAAGTAGTTCAACTCCTCAAAGACCAAGGAATCGACCGAATCAAGCTCTACGACACTGACTCCACCGTCCTCACCGCCTTAGCCAACTCCAACATCTCCGTCGTCGTCGCTCTCCCCAACGAACACCTCTCCTCTGCCGCCGCCGATTCTTCCTTCACCGACAATTGGGTCCAATCCAACATCTCCCATTTCTTCCCCTCCACGAAAATCGACGCCATCGCCGTCGGTAACGAAGTCTTCGTCGACCCAAACAACACCACTAAATTCCTCGTCCCCGCCATGAAAAACGTTTACTCTTCCCTCCAAAAATTCAACCTCCATAACTCCATTAAAATCTCCTCCCCCATTGCCCTCACCGCCCTCGCTTCCTCTTACCCAACTTCCTCCGGTTCATTCAAACCCGACCTAGTCGAACCGGTCATTAAACCCATGCTCGATCTCCTCCGTCAATCCCAATCTTATCTCATGGTTAACGCTTACCCTTTCTTCGCTTACGCCGATAACTCCGATAAAATCTCCATCGATTATGCTCTGTTTCGCAACAATCCCGGCGTTATTGATTCCGGCAATGGGTTAAAATACACCAACCTCTTCGAAGCCCAAGTCGACGCCGTTTTTGCCGCTATGTCAGCGATTAAATACGACGACGTCCCGGTAGTGGTGACGGAGACAGGATGGCCGTCGAAAGGCGACGAGAAGGAAATCGGAGCTAATACAGATAATGCGGCGGCGTATAACGGAAATTTGGTGAAGAGAGTTTTAACGGGAAATGGGACCCCGTTAAGACCGCGGGACCCACTCAACGTATTTCTATTTGCGTTATTCAATGAGAATCAGAAACCGGGGCCCACTTCTGAGAGGAATTACGGTTTGTTTTACCCTAATGAAGAGAGGGTTTATGAAATTCCTTTTACACTCGCTGATTTGGAGAGTGGAGTTCAAACGCCGGTTAATGGGAGTAAAGTTCAGGTGAAAGGGCGGCAGACGTGGTGCGTGGCTAATGGGAACGTGGCGGCGGAGAAATTGCAAGCGGGTTTGGATTATGCTTGTGGTGAAGGAGGGGCTGATTGTCGTCCGATTCAAGTGGGTGCCACGTGTTATAATCCTAACTCTATTGAGGCACATGCTTCGTACGCTTTTAATAGCTATTATCAGAAGATGGAGCGTGCGGCTGGCACGTGCGACTTTGGTGGTGCTGCTTATGTCGTCACTCAACCTCCCC AGTATGGAAAATGCGAGTTCCCCACTGGGTACTGA